In the Candidatus Neomarinimicrobiota bacterium genome, one interval contains:
- a CDS encoding DUF1015 domain-containing protein — protein sequence MSILPFCGTIYNPEKFPNLSDVIAPPYDVISPQERRFFLSRSRFNCARLILGDEKKGDYFEDEFYEGTRDLMKQWHDDATLCKREQPGLFFLHQFFTGPDGEQHLRKGFIALMPLAPYGADTVRAHEKTHAGAIKDRLRLTTVTKTNFSQIFFTYQDEDNKIIKLLDESLPKAVLKLDGRNEATGVENICYLIEDEDVIAEVQEMMDNKPVFIADGHHRYETLRQYQKQRLDETGFSEIDANYIMGYFSCSQDKGLKVYPTHRTLRGLPDFSYQILMDKLFDYFEILKMDMEDIELGHDHRTLIMANDEGNPIALRLKDEAYNDLRHRLEDPILAEMDTVILEEIVLKGILHLTDEDLELHRYIEYHRDIDSYWEALRSGSQVGWIMNYPDNNILFEIGGRGLRLPQKSTYFFPKLPTGIVFRELED from the coding sequence ATGTCTATCCTTCCCTTTTGCGGGACGATTTATAACCCTGAAAAATTTCCGAATCTATCTGATGTAATAGCCCCCCCTTATGATGTAATCTCACCTCAAGAAAGACGATTTTTCCTGTCCAGGTCACGGTTCAACTGTGCTCGTCTCATCTTGGGTGATGAAAAAAAAGGTGACTATTTTGAAGATGAATTCTATGAAGGAACTCGGGATCTGATGAAGCAGTGGCATGACGATGCCACTTTGTGCAAACGCGAGCAACCTGGACTGTTCTTTCTGCACCAGTTTTTCACGGGTCCAGACGGTGAGCAGCATCTCCGGAAAGGCTTCATTGCACTCATGCCACTGGCTCCCTATGGGGCTGATACGGTGAGAGCGCATGAAAAAACTCATGCTGGTGCTATTAAAGACAGACTCAGATTAACCACGGTTACAAAAACCAATTTTTCTCAGATTTTTTTCACCTACCAGGATGAAGATAATAAAATCATTAAGCTGCTGGATGAATCACTGCCTAAAGCAGTACTTAAGCTGGATGGCCGGAACGAAGCCACCGGTGTGGAAAATATCTGTTATTTGATTGAAGATGAGGATGTCATAGCAGAAGTCCAGGAAATGATGGATAACAAGCCCGTCTTCATTGCAGATGGACATCATCGATATGAAACACTTCGACAATATCAGAAACAGCGCCTGGATGAAACTGGTTTTTCAGAGATAGATGCGAATTATATCATGGGGTATTTCTCATGTTCGCAAGATAAGGGATTAAAAGTTTATCCTACCCACCGCACCTTAAGAGGCTTGCCAGATTTCTCATATCAGATCCTTATGGACAAATTGTTCGATTACTTTGAGATTCTTAAGATGGATATGGAAGATATTGAATTAGGCCACGACCATCGTACTCTCATTATGGCCAATGATGAGGGGAACCCCATTGCCCTCAGACTAAAAGATGAAGCCTATAACGATCTTCGCCATCGCCTGGAAGACCCTATCCTGGCAGAGATGGATACAGTAATCCTGGAAGAAATCGTTCTAAAGGGCATCCTCCATCTGACAGATGAGGATCTTGAACTTCATCGTTATATCGAATACCACAGGGATATTGATAGCTATTGGGAAGCCCTGCGCTCCGGGAGTCAGGTCGGCTGGATTATGAATTATCCTGACAACAATATTTTATTTGAGATAGGGGGACGAGGTCTTCGACTTCCACAGAAAAGTACCTATTTCTTTCCAAAACTACCAACGGGCATTGTTTTTAGAGAATTGGAGGACTAG
- the der gene encoding ribosome biogenesis GTPase Der, protein MELRLPVVAIVGRPNVGKSTLFNRIVGKRLSIVHEQEGVTRDRVAVETDWAGHSFFLVDTGGYIPSSENIIDKEVRKQAIMAIEEADVIMLMVDSVVGITWEDEEIVKKAKRSKKPLVLLANKADNAFIETQAHIFYQLGIGEVFPVSALNGRSIGDALDKVVSTFGEIRIEDTVDENVIRFAIVGMPNAGKSSLTNALLGVDRQIVTDIPGTTRDSINTTFNYFGQSYEMIDTAGLRRKAKVTDSIEYYSTIRTQQAIKSSHVVIVLIDAEKGFVSHDARVMEEVLAAGKGLIVGVNKWDLIEKETNTMRDFKQGLIDDMFELRHYPIQFISTLERKRIFKLVDLVKKIHEEQQKRIQTRQLNLFLEDAVARLQPASPHGKEIKLNYCSQVAVEPPVIVIFTNYPDLIKTAYKRYIENRFREQFGFEGVPIRIAFRKK, encoded by the coding sequence ATGGAGCTAAGATTACCCGTTGTTGCCATTGTCGGACGACCCAATGTGGGCAAGTCCACACTTTTCAACAGGATTGTTGGAAAACGTTTATCAATCGTTCATGAGCAGGAAGGGGTCACACGTGACCGGGTTGCTGTGGAAACGGACTGGGCAGGACACTCCTTCTTTCTGGTAGATACTGGTGGATATATTCCCAGTAGCGAAAATATCATTGATAAAGAAGTTCGTAAGCAAGCCATTATGGCCATAGAGGAAGCTGATGTCATCATGCTCATGGTTGATAGCGTCGTAGGCATCACCTGGGAAGATGAAGAAATTGTCAAAAAAGCAAAAAGATCCAAGAAACCATTGGTTCTTCTTGCCAATAAAGCTGATAACGCATTCATCGAAACTCAGGCTCATATCTTTTACCAATTAGGAATTGGTGAAGTCTTTCCTGTGAGTGCTCTGAATGGTAGAAGTATTGGTGATGCGCTGGATAAAGTCGTTTCCACCTTTGGTGAGATTCGAATTGAAGATACCGTTGATGAGAATGTGATTCGTTTCGCTATCGTTGGGATGCCCAATGCAGGAAAATCCAGCCTGACAAATGCACTCCTGGGTGTGGACCGACAAATCGTCACCGATATACCTGGTACGACCCGAGATTCAATCAATACCACCTTTAATTATTTTGGACAATCCTATGAAATGATTGACACGGCAGGTTTGCGTCGGAAGGCCAAGGTCACTGATTCAATCGAGTATTATAGTACGATCAGAACCCAGCAAGCCATCAAGAGCTCTCATGTCGTTATTGTTTTAATCGATGCTGAGAAAGGGTTCGTATCCCATGACGCCAGGGTTATGGAAGAAGTTCTCGCTGCCGGGAAAGGTCTCATCGTAGGGGTCAACAAGTGGGATCTCATTGAAAAAGAAACCAATACCATGCGTGATTTCAAGCAAGGTCTCATTGATGATATGTTTGAATTAAGGCACTACCCCATCCAGTTTATTTCCACCCTGGAAAGAAAACGGATATTCAAATTGGTTGATCTGGTCAAAAAAATTCACGAAGAGCAGCAAAAGCGTATTCAAACCAGACAATTAAACCTGTTCCTCGAGGATGCCGTGGCAAGGCTGCAACCGGCTTCTCCTCACGGGAAAGAAATAAAATTGAACTATTGCTCCCAGGTCGCAGTTGAACCACCTGTGATCGTTATTTTTACAAATTACCCGGATTTGATCAAAACAGCCTACAAACGGTATATTGAAAATCGCTTCCGTGAGCAGTTTGGGTTTGAAGGTGTCCCCATTCGGATCGCATTCCGGAAAAAATAG
- a CDS encoding nucleoside deaminase — MEQAFREAEKAFARKEVPVGAIVVLNNQIIGKGYNQRESLNDPTAHAEILAITAAANHIGDWRLKDATIYVTLEPCPMCAGAILNARIQRVVFGADDFEHGGCGGAVQLCSGKYLNHKVDIIGGILENKCKGILDSFFAASRQLKR; from the coding sequence ATGGAACAGGCGTTCAGAGAAGCAGAAAAAGCATTTGCCCGCAAGGAAGTCCCAGTTGGAGCTATTGTGGTTTTGAATAATCAGATCATCGGCAAAGGCTACAACCAACGCGAATCCTTGAATGATCCGACTGCCCATGCTGAAATTCTGGCTATTACGGCAGCAGCCAATCACATTGGGGATTGGCGTTTGAAGGATGCAACCATCTACGTGACCCTTGAGCCCTGTCCCATGTGTGCTGGTGCCATTCTAAATGCAAGGATTCAGCGGGTGGTCTTTGGAGCTGATGACTTTGAGCATGGTGGATGCGGTGGAGCGGTTCAGTTGTGTTCAGGGAAATACCTGAATCACAAGGTTGACATTATTGGTGGCATTCTTGAGAACAAATGCAAGGGCATTCTTGATAGTTTTTTTGCAGCGAGTCGTCAGCTAAAAAGATAG
- a CDS encoding phosphoglycerate dehydrogenase gives MTKKILITDPLSPAGIEVLKNAGLEVIEILDQDAEKMKVALPEVEGWIIRSGTKIGAEALSKASSLKAIGRAGVGVDNIDIAAATSHGVVVMNTPGGNTVSAAEHTIALMMSLARNIPAGDSSMKAGRWDRKTLVGTELKGKTLGLIGLGRIGQEVARRALGLQMKVIGYDPYVAQDQLVVKDIEVKSLEDVLVGSDVISLHLPRTEDTLNLISTPELKKMKSSATIINCARGGLVNEGDLAAALNEGIIAGAAVDVYTSEPAVDNPLVTANNIVLTPHLGASTREAGENVAVQVATQLKDYLISGQLSNTINLPISDMSILKTIGGSLELAYKLGSLQHPLHKAGIKSIRLSYNGDSKHIKPLLYSAFEGIMHDRFDGVINLINAKSVAESRGIALSTLSDSKLSQVQNVIAVKVESDGGADWELQGYLDQHGGRRLIRVNEFHVDVLLDGPLLLILNHDVPGVVGVVGTLLGNNAVNIAEYSLSRLEGDTALSLIKCDSAPTDDIIEKLKSISSIKMCYFLG, from the coding sequence ATGACAAAAAAAATTCTGATTACTGACCCCCTTTCACCTGCTGGTATCGAAGTCCTGAAAAATGCAGGGCTTGAAGTGATAGAAATCCTGGACCAGGATGCAGAAAAAATGAAGGTCGCTCTACCAGAAGTAGAGGGCTGGATTATCCGTAGCGGTACAAAAATTGGTGCTGAAGCGCTCAGCAAAGCCAGCTCTCTCAAGGCAATTGGCCGGGCTGGTGTGGGAGTGGACAATATTGATATTGCTGCAGCGACTTCCCATGGGGTTGTTGTTATGAATACCCCGGGAGGCAATACTGTCTCCGCAGCAGAACATACAATAGCTTTGATGATGTCACTGGCCAGAAACATCCCAGCTGGAGATAGTTCGATGAAAGCTGGTAGATGGGATCGTAAAACGCTGGTTGGTACCGAGTTAAAGGGGAAAACGCTGGGATTGATAGGTCTGGGCCGAATCGGTCAGGAAGTCGCTCGCCGGGCACTGGGTCTGCAAATGAAGGTGATCGGTTATGATCCCTATGTCGCTCAGGATCAGCTGGTTGTCAAAGATATTGAGGTGAAGAGCCTTGAAGATGTCCTGGTGGGTTCTGATGTGATTTCACTTCACTTGCCTCGTACCGAGGATACTCTAAATTTGATCAGCACACCTGAGCTGAAGAAAATGAAATCATCAGCAACCATAATCAATTGTGCCCGTGGAGGCCTGGTAAACGAGGGTGATCTGGCAGCCGCACTAAATGAAGGCATCATTGCCGGTGCCGCCGTCGATGTCTACACAAGTGAGCCTGCTGTGGATAACCCACTTGTAACTGCCAACAATATTGTTCTGACTCCCCACCTGGGGGCAAGTACCCGTGAAGCTGGAGAGAATGTTGCAGTTCAAGTAGCCACCCAACTCAAAGATTACCTCATTAGTGGTCAGTTAAGCAATACCATTAACTTACCCATATCCGATATGAGTATTTTGAAAACCATAGGTGGCTCGCTGGAATTGGCATATAAATTGGGCAGTTTACAGCACCCATTGCACAAGGCCGGGATAAAATCTATTAGACTCAGTTACAATGGTGACTCTAAGCACATCAAACCTTTGCTGTATTCTGCTTTTGAAGGGATCATGCACGATCGTTTTGACGGTGTTATCAATCTCATCAATGCTAAATCAGTGGCTGAATCACGAGGAATCGCATTGAGTACACTATCGGATTCCAAGCTGAGTCAGGTGCAAAATGTTATTGCAGTCAAAGTAGAATCTGACGGTGGGGCTGACTGGGAGTTGCAGGGTTATCTGGATCAACATGGTGGGAGAAGGCTAATTCGTGTAAATGAATTTCATGTTGATGTCCTTTTAGATGGTCCCTTACTCCTGATTTTGAACCATGACGTCCCTGGTGTTGTTGGCGTGGTAGGAACCCTGCTTGGTAACAATGCAGTGAATATTGCTGAATATTCATTAAGTCGTTTGGAAGGTGATACAGCACTATCATTGATTAAGTGTGATTCAGCTCCGACTGATGATATTATTGAGAAATTAAAGAGTATTTCTTCCATAAAGATGTGCTATTTTCTCGGGTGA
- a CDS encoding YigZ family protein, which yields MSEVSWVQPIEVCQHQTKIKASRFIADIFPLKTEEEVQILLTEVTKREYTANHHCFAWRMGVGDEEVWRVSDDGEPAGTAGKPIYQTLVGANLTNVLAVVTRYFGGTKLGKGGLMRAYSGVVHEALPLLKKRTFVPRVSLECECDFERANLVYRLIETYEARLLDQDYADSVKIRLRIKKDKADAFSWDLHELSQGQIKAHPFNPALNNK from the coding sequence ATGAGCGAAGTAAGTTGGGTCCAACCCATAGAAGTTTGTCAGCACCAAACCAAAATAAAGGCTTCCAGATTTATTGCCGATATATTCCCTCTCAAAACTGAAGAGGAAGTTCAAATATTATTAACTGAGGTTACAAAACGCGAGTATACTGCCAATCATCATTGTTTTGCATGGCGCATGGGCGTTGGTGACGAGGAAGTATGGCGTGTCAGTGATGATGGTGAGCCAGCTGGAACTGCTGGGAAACCTATTTATCAAACGCTGGTTGGAGCGAATCTGACCAACGTTCTGGCCGTGGTAACTCGATATTTTGGCGGCACCAAGTTGGGCAAGGGTGGTTTGATGCGGGCCTATAGTGGCGTTGTTCATGAAGCGCTTCCACTGTTGAAGAAAAGAACTTTTGTACCTAGAGTCTCGCTGGAGTGTGAATGTGATTTTGAACGTGCCAATCTGGTGTATCGACTGATTGAAACTTACGAAGCCAGACTACTTGACCAGGATTATGCTGATAGCGTTAAAATTCGATTGAGGATTAAGAAAGATAAGGCTGATGCATTCTCATGGGATCTTCATGAACTTTCACAAGGACAGATCAAAGCCCACCCCTTCAATCCGGCACTGAATAATAAATAA
- a CDS encoding DUF512 domain-containing protein → MNIVAITPKTPAEAMGIQVGDNLLSINDRNISDEIDYAFYSADEDLKIKILRAGISQEINIRKSLDEELGIIVEPMKIRSCANNCVFCFAHQNPPGVREALNFKDGDFRFSFLHGHYITMTNMGPKQLERVIEQQLSPLYISVHVTDPETRRKMLLYGKDDKLTEKLEYLTANRIQLHTQIVLCPGWNDGDILLQTINDLIKMAPGVQSISIVPVGLTKYRDNEPDLTSYTPETAKAFIEWFEIEQKKFDVPGFHNFVLLSDEFFILAGLPIPDDSYYGDFSMVENGVGQCRDFANRFNASIPMLPPTLKKPTRLVFATGILGYPFLKGTITPTLDTIENLDYEIVPILNEWLGADTVTVTGLVPARDLVTQLMDKVDADAVYLSYRMFSEDGITLDDHTREDIEKKLGVPVYIHHEDMLEILSPWS, encoded by the coding sequence ATGAATATTGTAGCTATTACTCCGAAAACACCTGCTGAAGCCATGGGTATTCAGGTGGGTGATAATTTGTTATCCATAAATGATCGCAACATATCTGATGAGATAGATTATGCGTTTTATTCAGCTGATGAAGATCTCAAAATAAAAATTCTTAGGGCTGGGATCTCTCAAGAAATAAATATTAGAAAAAGCCTGGATGAGGAACTCGGAATCATAGTTGAACCGATGAAAATCAGGTCCTGTGCTAACAATTGTGTGTTCTGCTTTGCACATCAAAATCCTCCTGGCGTCAGAGAAGCTTTGAATTTCAAGGATGGTGATTTCCGATTCAGCTTTTTACATGGACATTATATTACCATGACCAACATGGGTCCCAAACAGCTTGAACGGGTCATTGAGCAACAACTTAGTCCCCTTTATATAAGTGTCCACGTAACTGACCCTGAGACACGGCGCAAAATGCTGCTCTATGGCAAAGATGATAAACTCACGGAAAAACTTGAATACCTCACAGCCAACCGGATTCAGCTACATACTCAAATCGTACTTTGTCCAGGCTGGAATGATGGTGACATACTCCTCCAGACCATAAATGATCTCATCAAAATGGCACCAGGTGTACAATCCATTTCAATTGTTCCTGTGGGCTTGACAAAATACCGGGACAATGAACCTGATCTGACTTCGTATACGCCAGAAACAGCAAAAGCCTTCATTGAATGGTTTGAAATTGAGCAGAAAAAATTCGATGTTCCAGGATTCCATAACTTTGTACTCCTCAGTGATGAGTTTTTTATCCTCGCTGGCTTGCCCATCCCAGATGATAGTTACTATGGTGACTTTTCCATGGTGGAGAATGGTGTGGGTCAATGCCGAGATTTCGCAAACCGATTTAATGCCAGTATTCCCATGTTGCCACCAACTTTGAAAAAGCCAACGCGCCTGGTTTTTGCAACGGGTATTCTCGGCTATCCCTTTCTTAAGGGAACGATTACCCCGACCCTTGATACCATCGAAAATCTGGACTATGAAATAGTCCCCATTCTGAATGAATGGCTGGGAGCTGATACTGTCACAGTGACAGGCTTGGTTCCAGCTAGAGATCTGGTCACCCAGTTGATGGATAAAGTGGATGCAGATGCTGTCTATCTCTCCTATCGCATGTTTAGCGAAGATGGAATCACACTGGATGACCACACACGTGAAGATATTGAAAAGAAACTGGGTGTACCTGTGTATATCCACCATGAAGATATGCTGGAGATACTGAGCCCATGGAGCTAA
- a CDS encoding alanine--glyoxylate aminotransferase family protein: MKPKLFIPGPTHVEQDVLDSMAQYPIGHRTSDYRELQSKVVSGIKECLYTNQSVLVSTSSATGLMEAGVRNLSNRKVANFVCGAFSKKQADITKICGLDQDVFEVDWGQAITADFVDRVLAKGNYDLVTVVFNETSTGVMNPLQEIGEVVKKYPDVLLMVDAVSGMMGSPIKVDEWGIDMALASVQKAWALPPGFAVTSLSDRALERSRSIADSQKGYYFDFVRMHKAGEKSETMVTPSIPHLYGLSKQLDRIIAEGLENRFARHKEMAERVREWGIDRFGLFAQPGYESDTLTCFGNNAGIDLIALATEMKSRNYLISGGYGDLKGKTFRLAHMGDLRMEDINDVLGVLDEVIEAL, translated from the coding sequence ATGAAACCAAAATTGTTTATTCCGGGACCAACCCATGTGGAACAGGATGTGCTTGATTCAATGGCGCAATATCCCATTGGCCACAGGACATCTGACTATCGAGAGTTACAGTCCAAGGTCGTATCAGGAATTAAGGAGTGTTTATACACCAATCAGTCCGTTTTAGTTTCCACCAGTTCAGCAACTGGTTTGATGGAAGCCGGTGTCCGTAATCTAAGCAATCGTAAGGTTGCTAACTTTGTTTGTGGCGCTTTTTCAAAGAAACAGGCAGATATCACTAAAATCTGTGGTCTGGATCAGGATGTATTTGAAGTGGACTGGGGTCAAGCAATCACTGCAGATTTTGTTGATAGGGTTCTCGCAAAAGGTAACTATGATCTGGTCACAGTGGTTTTCAATGAGACCTCTACTGGTGTAATGAATCCCCTGCAGGAAATTGGTGAAGTCGTTAAAAAATATCCAGATGTCCTGCTCATGGTTGATGCAGTAAGTGGAATGATGGGGTCTCCTATAAAAGTTGACGAGTGGGGTATTGATATGGCACTGGCAAGTGTTCAAAAAGCCTGGGCATTGCCACCTGGTTTTGCAGTTACTTCCCTTTCTGACAGGGCGCTTGAGCGTAGTCGTTCGATCGCTGACTCTCAAAAGGGTTATTATTTTGATTTTGTAAGAATGCACAAAGCTGGTGAAAAGTCAGAGACCATGGTTACACCCAGTATCCCACATTTGTACGGCCTCTCCAAACAATTAGACAGAATTATAGCTGAAGGATTGGAGAATAGGTTCGCACGACATAAAGAAATGGCCGAAAGAGTACGTGAGTGGGGTATAGATCGGTTTGGACTCTTTGCCCAGCCAGGTTATGAATCTGATACCCTAACCTGTTTTGGCAATAACGCAGGGATCGACTTGATTGCACTTGCTACTGAAATGAAATCAAGGAATTATCTCATCTCAGGTGGATATGGTGATTTGAAGGGGAAAACCTTCAGGCTGGCCCACATGGGAGATCTGCGAATGGAAGATATTAACGATGTACTCGGTGTACTGGATGAGGTTATAGAAGCACTATGA
- a CDS encoding T9SS type A sorting domain-containing protein: MRYLLTIILLLSSALGQAELAYKCGFASIPHAETHVTRSGDRDIPQFDESLLDESIVSPAGHFRVHFTRTGENAVANEGMSGTPNYVLEAALAADSAYTVLVNNLGFLPPLPDNGIDGDELDVYIRDWNGTFYGMTYFGNSAPSMTYLVIDNDYTESSYATSGLAALRVTIAHEFFHMVQLRYAYPFEPVSSNAYWYEISSTWMEEKCYPEVDDYHAYVADNFRQSSFPNLNDDRYGFAFSYGHGLFGQILDLEYGKSGGKHIMLDIWEELSGREATDNLDQVLSSPAWGSSLTQALGKYALYNVFTGSRSVTNEYYPDALDLPEVSMHEYELPQIFPDTMGVVLQPFEIAYKKFSIPTYSDFHIRSSDMGSKQIAYLTYHGFEDGSSLKSALGDYWVAFTNVSSQDYIVLPIVNGNRDAGTTFTLRFEGSTLPLKNIIQLLWPNPSIPSLVQPKLSYMIAEPGWVELKIFNIFGQLVSTDRQQRSEGLKVVELQVPASSPAGLYFVQIVTDNAVMTRKFTVLR; encoded by the coding sequence ATGCGGTATCTTTTAACTATCATCCTCTTGCTGTCCAGCGCATTGGGACAAGCAGAGCTAGCATATAAATGCGGATTTGCATCTATACCTCACGCTGAAACCCATGTCACCAGGAGCGGTGACAGGGATATCCCTCAATTTGATGAATCCCTCCTGGATGAGTCCATTGTCAGCCCTGCGGGTCACTTTCGAGTACATTTTACGAGGACGGGCGAAAACGCCGTGGCAAATGAAGGCATGTCGGGTACACCCAATTATGTCCTGGAAGCAGCCCTGGCAGCGGACTCGGCCTATACGGTTCTGGTGAACAACCTGGGTTTCCTCCCTCCTCTCCCTGATAACGGCATAGATGGCGACGAGTTGGATGTGTATATTCGGGATTGGAATGGGACCTTTTATGGAATGACCTACTTTGGAAATTCAGCACCATCCATGACATATCTTGTCATTGACAACGATTACACGGAGAGCAGTTATGCCACAAGTGGACTTGCTGCCTTGCGTGTTACCATTGCCCATGAATTTTTCCACATGGTTCAGTTGAGATATGCTTACCCCTTTGAACCAGTATCTTCCAATGCCTACTGGTATGAAATTTCCAGTACCTGGATGGAGGAAAAGTGCTATCCCGAAGTGGATGATTATCATGCTTATGTGGCTGACAATTTCAGGCAGTCAAGTTTCCCAAATCTCAATGATGATAGATACGGATTTGCATTCTCCTATGGCCATGGTCTTTTCGGTCAAATACTTGACCTGGAATATGGTAAATCAGGTGGAAAGCATATCATGCTGGATATCTGGGAAGAATTATCGGGCAGGGAAGCCACTGATAACCTGGATCAGGTATTGAGCTCACCTGCATGGGGTTCAAGTTTGACACAGGCCCTTGGGAAATACGCCCTGTATAATGTATTCACGGGCTCCAGATCGGTCACAAACGAGTATTATCCTGACGCGCTTGATTTGCCCGAAGTGAGCATGCATGAATATGAACTTCCACAGATTTTTCCGGATACCATGGGGGTGGTTTTGCAGCCCTTTGAGATCGCCTATAAAAAATTTAGCATCCCAACGTATTCTGATTTTCATATTCGAAGTAGCGATATGGGCAGCAAGCAAATAGCTTATCTCACCTATCATGGATTTGAGGATGGTTCTTCCCTAAAGAGCGCACTTGGTGACTATTGGGTGGCTTTTACCAATGTAAGCAGTCAAGATTATATCGTTCTACCAATCGTCAATGGTAATAGGGATGCCGGCACTACATTTACCCTCAGGTTTGAGGGGAGTACCTTGCCCTTAAAAAATATTATTCAACTCCTGTGGCCCAACCCGAGTATCCCCAGTTTGGTACAACCGAAATTGAGTTACATGATCGCCGAACCAGGTTGGGTTGAGCTAAAAATATTCAATATCTTTGGACAACTCGTATCAACTGACCGACAGCAACGTTCCGAGGGGTTGAAAGTGGTTGAGCTACAGGTCCCTGCAAGCAGCCCTGCAGGTCTCTATTTTGTCCAGATCGTGACAGATAATGCGGTGATGACCAGAAAATTTACGGTATTGAGATGA
- a CDS encoding Fic family protein gives MESTRTGRYIQQDSGYKAFIPAPLSPNPQIDISDDLQAKLSEAENVLSRLDASIQTLPNPDLFVFMYVRKEAVLSSQIEGTQSSLHDVLAAEAQILDPYRPRDVAEVINYIDAMNYGIDRLAELPVSVRLIREIHARLLAGVRGSNLTPGELRRSQNWIGPAGSTLAQASFIPPPPQELVQALSDLEHFLHAEDEIPTLIKIGLAHAQFETIHPYLDGNGRIGRLLITFLLCEQGLLKKPVLYLSYYFKYHRQAYYDHLQAIRQQGDWEGWLVFFLDGLAQVSVQAAETARKITELREMQRFKIMENFGRVVGNGLKVFDYLFQHPLVSVEQVKTVTNTSFPAANELIKKFVESEILSEITGNKRHRRYQYTAYLRLFDEVELS, from the coding sequence ATCGAATCCACACGGACCGGTAGGTATATTCAACAGGATAGTGGATATAAAGCCTTCATCCCTGCACCGTTATCGCCAAACCCACAAATAGACATCTCTGATGATCTTCAAGCTAAATTATCTGAAGCTGAGAATGTGTTAAGCAGATTAGACGCTTCTATCCAGACTTTGCCGAATCCGGATTTATTCGTTTTTATGTATGTACGGAAGGAGGCAGTGCTCTCTAGTCAGATCGAGGGAACTCAAAGCTCTCTTCACGATGTCTTAGCTGCTGAAGCTCAAATCTTGGATCCTTATCGACCGCGAGATGTTGCGGAGGTCATCAATTACATAGATGCTATGAATTACGGAATAGATCGACTTGCCGAGCTTCCTGTCTCCGTCCGTCTCATTCGAGAGATCCACGCTCGACTTCTTGCGGGCGTGAGGGGCTCTAACCTTACTCCCGGTGAATTGCGTCGCAGCCAAAACTGGATTGGACCAGCTGGGAGTACCCTTGCACAGGCAAGTTTCATACCTCCACCACCCCAAGAGCTTGTGCAAGCCTTAAGCGACCTTGAGCACTTTTTACATGCGGAGGATGAAATACCAACCCTGATAAAGATAGGGTTGGCTCACGCCCAGTTTGAAACTATTCACCCTTATCTTGATGGGAATGGGAGGATTGGGAGATTATTGATAACCTTTCTGCTGTGCGAGCAAGGTTTGTTAAAGAAGCCAGTTCTCTACCTGTCATATTACTTCAAGTATCATCGTCAGGCCTATTATGATCATTTGCAGGCCATTCGTCAGCAGGGGGATTGGGAAGGATGGCTGGTCTTTTTTCTGGATGGCCTGGCACAAGTAAGTGTTCAGGCAGCGGAGACGGCGAGAAAAATTACAGAACTGCGGGAAATGCAGCGATTTAAGATTATGGAAAACTTTGGACGCGTAGTTGGAAACGGTTTAAAAGTGTTTGATTATCTATTTCAGCATCCATTGGTTTCGGTTGAACAGGTCAAAACGGTAACAAATACCTCTTTCCCTGCTGCAAATGAGCTTATCAAGAAATTTGTTGAAAGTGAGATACTTTCAGAAATTACCGGGAATAAACGTCATCGCCGATATCAATACACTGCATATCTAAGGCTGTTCGATGAGGTCGAGCTTAGCTAA